The Streptomyces sp. CC0208 genome window below encodes:
- a CDS encoding ABC transporter permease, which yields MSSAGQTAADALAEPAVRVRTPRARATTAYVRYGAGKVGGALVSLLAVLVTGFFLFRLIPGDPVKTMTGGRPVSAEQLASYRREFGLDLPLWQQFTDYCGNALTGDLGTSYQFHAPVVDKIGEALPNTLLLTGTAFVLYTALGILLGTRAAWRHGRLGDRLNTGLALTLYSVPSFWLGLLLIIVFSVGIGPIPGLFPTGGMESGGEEGFAYVLDVAHHLILPVVTLVAVEYGQTLLVTRSALLDEMGSDYLTTARAKGLRDDLVRRRHAVPNALLPTVTLVFVNLGRTVAGVILVETVFSWPGLGGLFYQALSVPDLPLVQGLFLFFAAAVIIMNTLADLVYPLLDPRVGR from the coding sequence GTGAGTAGCGCCGGGCAGACCGCCGCCGACGCCCTCGCCGAACCGGCGGTCCGCGTCCGCACCCCGAGGGCGCGCGCCACGACCGCGTACGTCCGTTACGGCGCCGGCAAGGTCGGCGGCGCCCTCGTGTCCCTGCTCGCCGTGCTCGTCACCGGCTTCTTCCTGTTCCGGCTGATCCCGGGTGACCCGGTGAAGACGATGACCGGCGGCCGCCCGGTGTCCGCCGAGCAACTGGCGTCCTACCGGCGGGAGTTCGGGCTCGACCTGCCGTTGTGGCAGCAGTTCACCGACTACTGCGGCAACGCGCTCACCGGCGACCTGGGCACGTCGTACCAGTTCCACGCCCCGGTCGTCGACAAGATCGGCGAGGCACTGCCGAACACGCTGCTGCTGACCGGCACGGCCTTTGTCCTGTACACCGCGCTGGGCATCCTCCTCGGCACCCGCGCGGCCTGGCGTCACGGCCGGCTCGGCGACCGGCTGAACACCGGTCTCGCCCTGACCCTGTACTCCGTCCCGTCGTTCTGGCTGGGCCTGCTGCTCATCATCGTTTTCTCGGTGGGCATCGGCCCGATCCCGGGGCTGTTCCCCACCGGTGGCATGGAGTCGGGCGGCGAGGAGGGCTTCGCGTACGTCCTCGACGTGGCCCACCATCTGATCCTCCCTGTCGTCACGCTGGTCGCTGTCGAGTACGGGCAGACCCTGCTGGTCACCCGGTCGGCACTGCTCGACGAGATGGGCAGCGACTATCTGACCACCGCGCGCGCCAAGGGTCTCCGGGACGACCTGGTCCGGCGCCGGCATGCCGTACCGAACGCGCTGCTGCCGACTGTGACGCTTGTCTTCGTCAATCTCGGCCGGACGGTCGCGGGAGTGATCCTCGTCGAGACCGTGTTCTCCTGGCCCGGTCTCGGCGGATTGTTCTACCAGGCCTTGAGCGTGCCCGACCTGCCGTTGGTGCAGGGCCTGTTCCTCTTCTTCGCGGCGGCGGTGATCATCATGAACACACTGGCCGACCTGGTCTATCCGCTGCTCGACCCTCGGGTGGGCAGATGA
- a CDS encoding ABC transporter permease, with translation MTTGVPTPVTGAGPFRLAWQRRRRSAVRFWAGYRTHRAGLVGLAALTLFAVVALTAPLTVGSDVAGATDAPGQPMESPSGEFPLGTDRFGRDLLGLLVWGSRVSLLVGLLAAVLSVAIGTLVGVTAGHFKGWYATVLMRVTDWFLVMPTLVLAIALATVMSRSLGTVILAIGVTSWPTTARLVRAQTLAVESRPYIERAKALGGGHGHVMSRHVLPNVMPLVLAQATLMVSSAILAEATLAFLGLGDPTVVSWGGLLQEAREAGAVSSGDWWYLVPPGIAIAAVALAFTLCGRAVESVLNPRLGVDR, from the coding sequence ATGACGACCGGCGTCCCGACCCCGGTCACCGGCGCCGGCCCGTTCCGGCTCGCCTGGCAGCGCCGCCGTCGGTCCGCCGTCCGGTTCTGGGCGGGGTACCGAACCCACCGCGCCGGACTGGTCGGCCTGGCCGCGCTCACCCTGTTCGCGGTGGTCGCGCTGACCGCGCCGCTCACCGTCGGCTCCGACGTGGCGGGAGCGACCGACGCGCCGGGGCAGCCGATGGAGAGCCCGAGCGGCGAGTTCCCGCTGGGCACCGACCGGTTCGGGCGCGACCTGCTGGGCCTGCTGGTCTGGGGCTCGCGAGTCTCGCTGCTCGTGGGGCTGCTCGCGGCGGTGCTGTCGGTGGCGATCGGCACGCTGGTCGGCGTCACGGCCGGACACTTCAAGGGCTGGTACGCGACCGTGCTGATGCGGGTCACGGACTGGTTCCTGGTGATGCCGACGCTGGTGCTCGCCATCGCACTGGCCACCGTGATGTCCCGCTCGCTCGGCACGGTGATCCTCGCGATCGGCGTGACCTCGTGGCCGACCACCGCACGGCTGGTGCGGGCGCAGACACTGGCGGTGGAGTCACGGCCGTACATCGAACGCGCGAAGGCGCTGGGCGGCGGTCACGGGCACGTCATGTCCCGGCACGTGCTGCCCAACGTGATGCCGCTGGTGCTGGCACAGGCGACCCTGATGGTCTCCAGCGCGATCCTCGCCGAGGCGACGCTGGCGTTCCTCGGACTCGGTGATCCGACGGTGGTGTCGTGGGGCGGGCTGCTCCAGGAGGCTCGGGAGGCAGGTGCGGTGAGTTCCGGGGACTGGTGGTACCTGGTGCCGCCCGGCATCGCGATCGCCGCGGTTGCGCTGGCGTTCACGCTGTGCGGGCGTGCGGTGGAGTCGGTGCTCAACCCCCGGCTGGGGGTGGACCGTTGA
- a CDS encoding ABC transporter ATP-binding protein: MTLLEVRDLAVTYPGGAAAVRGVNLSLAAGRKLGLAGESGCGKSTLALALLRLLPAGARVGGQVLLDGEDVLTMRWGQVRAVRWAGASIVFQGAMHSLNPVHRVGDQIAEPILLHRKATAAAAKRQAGELLVQVGLPAARASAYPHELSGGQRQRVMIAMALACDPRLIIADEPTTALDVMIQAQILRLIEQLVTDQELGLVMISHDLAVLADTCDRLAVMYAGRVVEEGPAREVYENAAHPYVKALSAAFPRIGDPESRFAPRGLPGDPPDPSALPTGCTFHPRCPAALPSCATEDQELRESGAARRAACVHVRGAEPGPAPAAEDARSGT, translated from the coding sequence TTGACCTTACTGGAGGTGCGGGACCTCGCAGTGACCTACCCGGGCGGGGCCGCCGCCGTCCGGGGCGTGAACCTGTCCCTGGCAGCCGGGCGGAAGCTCGGCCTCGCGGGCGAGTCGGGCTGCGGCAAGTCCACGCTGGCGCTCGCGCTGTTGCGGCTGCTTCCGGCCGGGGCCCGGGTCGGCGGGCAGGTCCTGCTGGACGGCGAGGACGTGCTGACGATGCGGTGGGGCCAGGTGCGGGCGGTCCGCTGGGCGGGCGCCTCGATCGTCTTCCAGGGGGCGATGCACTCGCTCAACCCCGTGCACCGCGTCGGCGACCAGATCGCCGAGCCGATCCTGCTGCACCGCAAGGCCACCGCGGCGGCGGCGAAGAGGCAGGCGGGCGAACTCCTGGTGCAGGTCGGCCTGCCGGCGGCGCGGGCCTCGGCGTACCCGCACGAACTCTCCGGGGGACAGCGTCAGCGCGTCATGATCGCCATGGCGCTGGCCTGCGACCCTCGCCTGATCATCGCCGACGAACCGACCACCGCGCTGGACGTGATGATCCAGGCACAGATCCTGCGCCTGATCGAACAGCTCGTCACCGACCAGGAACTGGGCCTGGTGATGATCAGCCACGACCTTGCGGTCCTCGCCGACACCTGCGACCGGCTCGCGGTGATGTACGCGGGCCGGGTGGTTGAGGAGGGCCCCGCCCGGGAGGTCTACGAGAACGCGGCCCACCCGTACGTCAAGGCTTTGTCGGCCGCCTTCCCGCGCATCGGCGACCCGGAATCCCGGTTCGCCCCCCGCGGCCTCCCCGGCGACCCCCCCGACCCGTCCGCGCTCCCCACCGGCTGCACCTTCCACCCCCGCTGCCCGGCCGCGCTGCCCTCCTGCGCGACGGAGGACCAGGAACTGCGGGAGTCGGGGGCGGCGCGGCGGGCGGCGTGTGTGCATGTGCGGGGAGCGGAGCCAGGGCCGGCCCCCGCGGCCGAGGATGCGAGGAGCGGCACATGA
- a CDS encoding oligopeptide/dipeptide ABC transporter ATP-binding protein, with amino-acid sequence MTERQTTTPVPSPEVSPTAPPLLSAQGLHVTYPGRNGGPPARAVDGVELDVRAGEIVALVGESGCGKTTLARALLGLVRPTGGSVSFGGEPLEYSARALKAYRRRVQLILQDPTGSLNPRHTVYDAVAEGLRIHGHRGDEREAVAAALSRAGLRPPERLFLRYPHELSGGQRQRVVIAGALVLEPELLVADEPVASLDASVRGEILALLLRLRAALGLSALVVTHDLGLAWNIADRLAVMYLGRIVETGDVEQVLTAPRHPYTQAMMSVLPGAAGAPVVLTGEPPDPSRIPSGCRFHARCQILASGEAERAGVAGACRDEDPGVLEGGDQAQVACHWARATATA; translated from the coding sequence ATGACCGAGCGGCAGACGACGACACCGGTGCCGTCACCCGAGGTATCACCCACAGCTCCACCCCTGCTGAGCGCTCAGGGGCTGCACGTCACCTACCCCGGCCGGAACGGCGGGCCGCCCGCTCGGGCCGTGGACGGTGTCGAACTCGACGTCCGAGCCGGGGAGATCGTGGCCCTGGTCGGTGAGTCGGGCTGCGGCAAGACGACGCTGGCGCGGGCTCTGCTGGGCCTGGTCCGGCCGACCGGGGGCAGTGTCAGCTTCGGCGGGGAGCCGCTGGAGTACTCCGCCCGGGCCCTGAAGGCGTACCGCCGACGCGTCCAGCTGATCCTCCAGGATCCGACCGGATCACTGAACCCGCGGCACACCGTGTACGACGCGGTGGCGGAGGGCCTGCGGATCCACGGCCACCGCGGCGACGAGCGGGAGGCCGTGGCAGCGGCCCTGTCCCGGGCGGGCCTGCGTCCCCCCGAGCGCTTGTTCCTGCGCTACCCGCACGAACTGTCCGGCGGCCAGCGCCAACGGGTCGTCATCGCGGGTGCGTTGGTCCTGGAGCCCGAGCTCCTGGTCGCCGACGAGCCGGTGGCCTCGCTGGACGCCTCCGTCCGCGGCGAGATCCTGGCCCTGCTGCTGCGACTGCGCGCCGCACTGGGTCTGTCCGCATTGGTGGTGACGCACGACCTGGGCTTGGCCTGGAACATCGCCGACCGGCTGGCGGTGATGTACCTGGGCCGGATCGTGGAGACGGGGGACGTGGAGCAGGTGCTGACGGCACCGCGCCATCCCTACACGCAGGCGATGATGTCGGTGCTGCCGGGGGCCGCCGGGGCGCCGGTCGTCCTCACCGGAGAGCCCCCGGACCCGTCCCGCATCCCCTCCGGCTGCCGCTTCCACGCCCGCTGCCAGATCCTGGCAAGCGGGGAGGCGGAACGCGCGGGCGTCGCAGGGGCGTGCCGGGACGAGGATCCCGGGGTACTCGAGGGGGGTGACCAAGCGCAGGTGGCGTGTCACTGGGCGCGGGCGACTGCCACGGCGTGA
- a CDS encoding VOC family protein, whose translation MLHHVELWVPDLSRAGGEWGWLLTRLGYEPYQNWEHGRSWRLGPTYLVVERSPALTGTRHERTRPGLNHLAFHAGSRGQVDVLAAEAPAHGWTPLFPDRYPLAGGPQHYAAYLANTDGFEVELVAGTTP comes from the coding sequence ATGCTGCACCACGTCGAACTGTGGGTCCCCGACCTCTCCCGCGCGGGCGGTGAATGGGGCTGGTTGCTCACCCGCCTCGGCTACGAGCCCTACCAGAACTGGGAGCACGGCCGCAGTTGGCGCCTGGGGCCGACGTATCTCGTCGTGGAGCGGTCACCAGCGCTGACCGGCACCCGGCACGAGCGCACCCGCCCCGGCCTCAACCACCTGGCGTTCCACGCCGGCAGCCGCGGTCAGGTCGACGTCCTGGCCGCCGAGGCCCCCGCCCACGGCTGGACGCCCCTTTTCCCTGACCGGTACCCGCTCGCGGGCGGCCCGCAGCACTACGCCGCCTACCTCGCCAACACGGACGGTTTCGAGGTGGAGCTGGTGGCCGGGACCACGCCGTGA
- a CDS encoding dipeptide ABC transporter ATP-binding protein — MAELSKNDEQQDATPNVSDVEVVDAASESEAVAAIEAPVERGEPILQVRNLVKHFPLTRGILFKKQIGAVKAVDGVSFDLYQGETLGIVGESGCGKSTVAKLLMNLERATAGEIFYKGQDITTLSGRALKAVRRNIQMVFQDPYTSLNPRMTVGDIIGEPYDIHPEVAPKGDRRRKVQELLDVVGLNPEYINRYPHQFSGGQRQRIGIARGLALNPEIIICDEPVSALDVSVQAQVINLMERLQDEFNLSYIFIAHDLSIVRHISDRVGVMYLGKIAEIGSDEQIYDHPTHPYTQALLSAVPVPDPEAREGRERIILTGDVPSPANPPSGCRFRTRCWKAQDKCAEEAPLLAIPERFKGADTPAAHESACHFAEEKDVVHAA; from the coding sequence ATGGCTGAGCTCAGCAAGAACGACGAGCAGCAGGACGCCACGCCGAACGTCTCCGACGTCGAGGTCGTGGACGCCGCTTCCGAGTCGGAGGCGGTCGCCGCGATCGAGGCGCCCGTCGAGCGTGGCGAGCCGATCCTCCAGGTGCGCAACCTGGTGAAGCACTTCCCGCTCACCCGGGGCATCCTGTTCAAGAAGCAGATCGGCGCGGTCAAGGCCGTCGACGGAGTCTCCTTCGACCTGTATCAGGGCGAGACCCTGGGCATCGTGGGCGAGTCCGGCTGCGGTAAGTCCACCGTGGCGAAGCTCCTGATGAACCTGGAGCGGGCGACGGCCGGCGAGATCTTCTACAAGGGCCAGGACATCACCACGCTGTCCGGGCGCGCGCTGAAGGCGGTCCGCCGCAACATCCAGATGGTGTTCCAGGACCCGTACACCTCGCTCAACCCCCGGATGACGGTGGGCGACATCATCGGGGAGCCGTACGACATCCACCCCGAGGTGGCCCCGAAGGGCGACCGGCGCCGCAAGGTGCAGGAACTCCTCGACGTCGTCGGTCTGAACCCGGAGTACATCAACCGGTATCCGCACCAGTTCTCCGGCGGCCAGCGCCAGCGCATCGGCATCGCCCGCGGCCTGGCGCTCAACCCGGAGATCATCATCTGCGACGAGCCGGTGTCGGCGCTGGACGTGTCGGTGCAGGCTCAGGTCATCAACCTGATGGAGCGGTTGCAGGACGAGTTCAACCTCTCCTACATCTTCATCGCGCACGATCTGTCGATCGTCCGGCACATCTCGGACCGCGTCGGGGTCATGTACCTCGGCAAGATCGCCGAGATCGGCTCCGACGAGCAGATCTACGACCACCCGACGCACCCCTACACCCAGGCGCTGCTGTCGGCGGTCCCGGTGCCGGACCCGGAGGCCCGTGAGGGCCGTGAGCGGATCATCCTGACCGGCGACGTGCCGTCCCCGGCCAACCCGCCCTCCGGATGCCGCTTCCGCACCCGCTGCTGGAAGGCCCAGGACAAGTGCGCGGAGGAGGCGCCCCTGCTGGCGATCCCCGAGCGCTTCAAGGGCGCGGACACCCCGGCGGCGCACGAGTCGGCCTGCCACTTCGCGGAGGAGAAGGACGTCGTGCACGCGGCCTGA
- a CDS encoding ABC transporter ATP-binding protein, protein MTIIEEVSVPSPREGDGGPLLEVRDLHVQFHTREGVVQAVNGVNYSVNAGETLAVLGESGSGKSVTAQAIMGILDMPPATIPQGEILFRGQDMLKMSGEERRKIRGRRIAMIFQDALSSLNPVLSVGYQLGEMFRVHHGLSKKDAKAKAIELMDRVKIPAAAARVNDYPHQFSGGMRQRIMIAMALALEPDLIIADEPTTALDVTVQAQVMDLLSELQREYNMGLILITHDLGVVADVADKIAVMYAGRIVERAPVYELYKRPAHPYTRGLLDSIPRLDQKGQELYAIKGLPPNLLHVPTGCAFNPRCPKAQDICRTDIPDLFPVTDQDGSELVGRASACHFWKETLHG, encoded by the coding sequence GTGACCATCATCGAAGAAGTATCCGTGCCCTCGCCGCGCGAGGGCGACGGCGGACCGCTGTTGGAAGTGCGTGACCTGCACGTCCAGTTCCACACCCGCGAGGGCGTGGTCCAGGCCGTCAACGGCGTCAACTACAGCGTCAACGCGGGCGAGACGCTCGCCGTGCTCGGTGAGTCCGGCTCCGGCAAGTCCGTCACCGCGCAGGCGATCATGGGCATCCTCGACATGCCGCCGGCGACGATTCCCCAGGGGGAGATCCTCTTCCGCGGCCAGGACATGTTGAAGATGTCCGGCGAGGAGCGCCGCAAGATCCGTGGCCGTCGCATCGCCATGATCTTCCAGGACGCGCTCAGTTCGCTCAACCCGGTGCTCAGTGTGGGCTACCAGCTCGGCGAGATGTTCCGCGTCCACCACGGCCTGTCCAAGAAGGACGCCAAGGCCAAGGCGATCGAGCTGATGGACCGGGTGAAGATCCCGGCCGCCGCGGCCCGGGTCAACGACTACCCGCACCAGTTCTCCGGCGGTATGCGCCAGCGCATCATGATCGCCATGGCGCTGGCCCTGGAGCCCGACCTGATCATCGCCGACGAGCCCACCACGGCTCTCGACGTGACGGTCCAGGCCCAGGTCATGGACCTGCTCTCGGAGTTGCAGCGCGAGTACAACATGGGCCTCATCCTGATCACGCACGACCTCGGCGTGGTCGCCGACGTCGCGGACAAGATCGCGGTGATGTACGCGGGCCGGATCGTGGAGCGCGCCCCGGTCTACGAGCTGTACAAGCGGCCCGCGCACCCGTACACACGGGGTCTGCTGGACTCGATCCCGCGCCTGGACCAGAAGGGCCAGGAGCTGTACGCCATCAAGGGCCTGCCGCCCAACCTGCTGCACGTGCCCACCGGTTGCGCCTTCAACCCGCGCTGCCCCAAGGCCCAGGACATCTGCCGTACGGACATCCCGGACCTGTTCCCGGTGACGGACCAGGACGGCAGCGAGCTGGTCGGCCGCGCCTCGGCATGCCACTTCTGGAAGGAGACGCTCCATGGCTGA
- a CDS encoding ABC transporter permease: MPDVTKTDVKNTGAADPAGATPPMTPTAAKPEKARSLWGDAWADLRRSWIFIISSVLILVLLLITFFPGWFTSEDPILGDLAKHYLQKPKLSDVGSADWLGYDQQGRSVFARVIYGARASIAVGFGTTVVVTVLGGLVGMIAGYFGGLVDSILSRLTDVFFGIPFLLGTMVILNSFADRTTWVVIGALGFFGWTQVARVMRGAVITTKQADYVQAAKALGASTPRIMFRHILPNTLAPVIVVATISLGIYISAEATLSFLGLGLNGVSWGNDISDGGNQIRVAQWIMLYPSIMLSITVLAFIMLGEAVRNALDPKMR; encoded by the coding sequence ATGCCTGACGTGACCAAGACCGACGTCAAGAACACCGGAGCGGCCGACCCGGCGGGCGCGACGCCCCCGATGACGCCCACCGCGGCCAAGCCCGAGAAGGCCCGCAGCCTCTGGGGCGACGCCTGGGCCGATCTGCGGCGCAGCTGGATCTTCATCATCTCCAGCGTGCTGATCCTGGTGCTGCTGCTGATCACCTTCTTCCCGGGGTGGTTCACCAGCGAGGACCCGATTCTCGGTGACCTGGCCAAGCACTACCTGCAGAAGCCCAAGCTGAGCGACGTCGGCTCGGCCGACTGGCTCGGCTACGACCAGCAGGGTCGCAGTGTCTTCGCCCGGGTCATCTACGGTGCGCGGGCCTCCATCGCGGTCGGCTTCGGCACCACCGTGGTCGTCACGGTCCTCGGTGGCCTGGTGGGCATGATCGCCGGCTACTTCGGTGGTCTCGTCGACTCGATCCTGTCCCGGCTGACGGACGTGTTCTTCGGCATCCCGTTCCTGCTCGGCACCATGGTCATCCTGAACTCCTTCGCGGACCGCACCACCTGGGTGGTCATCGGCGCGCTGGGCTTCTTCGGCTGGACGCAGGTCGCCCGCGTGATGCGCGGTGCCGTCATCACCACCAAGCAGGCCGACTACGTGCAGGCCGCCAAGGCGCTCGGCGCGAGCACGCCGCGGATCATGTTCCGGCACATCCTGCCGAACACCCTCGCCCCGGTGATCGTCGTCGCCACCATCTCACTCGGCATCTACATCTCCGCCGAGGCGACACTGTCGTTCCTGGGCCTCGGCCTCAACGGCGTGTCGTGGGGCAACGACATCTCCGACGGCGGCAACCAGATCCGCGTGGCCCAGTGGATCATGCTCTATCCGTCGATCATGCTCAGCATCACGGTGCTGGCGTTCATCATGCTCGGTGAGGCCGTACGCAACGCCCTCGACCCGAAGATGCGCTGA
- a CDS encoding ABC transporter permease: MGRYVARRLLQMIPVFIGTTLLIFLMVYALPGDPVRGLFGDKGGSPQVIAALRHEYGLDQPIMVQYWHYMKNMILHADFGTQIASGRPVTDVLGDAFPVTIRLASLAFLIELVVGIALGIVAGMRAGRLTDNVALLISLLLISVPVFVLGFILKVVFAFELNWLPPNVNDSTNYNELLMPAVVLASASLAYVTRLTRTSVAENLRADYIRTAIAKGLPKRRVVGVHLMRNSLIPVITYLGTDIGALMGGAVVTEGLFNIQGIGGTIYQSITRREGTTLVGLVTILVLVYLLANLLVDLLYAVLDPRIRYA, from the coding sequence ATGGGGCGCTACGTCGCACGACGACTGCTCCAGATGATCCCGGTGTTCATCGGGACCACCTTGCTTATCTTCCTCATGGTCTACGCCCTGCCCGGTGATCCCGTGCGCGGGCTCTTCGGCGACAAGGGCGGAAGCCCTCAGGTGATCGCCGCGCTGAGACATGAGTACGGTCTGGACCAGCCGATCATGGTGCAGTACTGGCACTACATGAAAAACATGATCCTGCACGCCGACTTCGGCACGCAGATCGCCAGTGGCCGCCCCGTCACTGACGTCCTGGGTGACGCGTTCCCGGTGACGATCCGTCTGGCCTCCCTGGCCTTCCTGATCGAGCTGGTCGTGGGCATCGCCCTCGGCATCGTGGCGGGCATGCGCGCCGGCCGGCTCACCGACAACGTGGCCCTGCTGATCTCGCTGCTGCTGATCTCGGTACCGGTCTTCGTCCTCGGCTTCATCCTCAAGGTGGTCTTCGCCTTCGAGCTGAACTGGCTGCCACCGAACGTCAACGACTCGACGAACTACAACGAGTTGCTGATGCCGGCCGTGGTCCTCGCGTCGGCGTCACTGGCCTACGTGACCCGCCTGACCCGGACTTCCGTCGCCGAGAACCTGCGCGCCGACTACATCCGCACCGCGATCGCCAAGGGCCTGCCCAAGCGCCGCGTCGTGGGCGTCCACCTGATGCGCAACTCGTTGATCCCCGTGATCACCTACCTGGGCACCGACATCGGTGCGCTGATGGGCGGCGCGGTCGTCACTGAGGGACTGTTCAACATCCAGGGCATCGGCGGCACGATCTACCAGTCGATCACCCGCCGGGAGGGCACCACCCTGGTCGGCCTGGTGACGATCCTCGTGCTCGTGTACCTGCTCGCCAACCTGCTCGTCGACCTGCTCTACGCGGTCCTTGACCCGAGGATTCGCTATGCCTGA
- a CDS encoding ABC transporter substrate-binding protein, which produces MRGAKSAKWVAIAAVVALSATACGGGSSDSGNDSKAAIDPNGKFSIEVGEPQNPLQPANTMESNGSIVTKALFTGLVDYDASGKIVMMNAQSVDSKDNKTFTVKLKPGWKFHDGTPVTAESYVKAWNWAAVPANKQTNSFWFSDIKGYSDVAPEKGKAKATEMSGLKVVDDNTFTITLNNELPYFVYKLGYEVFSPLPESFYKDPKAAGEKPVGNGPYKFVSWNHKKSIEVARYDDYQGPNKAKNGGVVFKNYTNLETAYEDLKSGNVDVLRQLAPKDLPVYKTDLGDRAVDQSYSAIQSIAVAYYTKQWKNIDPKVIQGLSMAIDRNTITKTVLQGTREPATGWVAKGVLGYQPNAAGDVTTYNPTKAKALIKEGGGVPGNKISIQFNADGGHKEWVEAVCNSITKAVGVACTGDSKADFQADLNARDAHEVKSLYRSGWVLDYPFIANFIRDLFGTHSDGNQGGFSSKEIDTLIAKADAAPSLEESEKLYQQVEKALPNYMPSIPLWYYKVNAGYSEKVSGVKYAQDGDPILTGVQVKK; this is translated from the coding sequence ATGCGCGGTGCCAAGAGCGCCAAGTGGGTCGCGATAGCCGCGGTTGTGGCGCTGAGCGCGACTGCCTGCGGCGGGGGCAGCAGTGACAGCGGCAACGACAGCAAGGCTGCGATCGACCCGAACGGAAAGTTCTCGATCGAGGTCGGCGAGCCGCAGAACCCGCTGCAGCCGGCGAACACCATGGAGTCCAACGGCAGCATCGTGACGAAGGCCCTGTTCACCGGGCTCGTCGACTACGACGCCAGCGGCAAGATCGTCATGATGAACGCGCAGTCGGTCGACAGCAAGGACAACAAGACCTTCACGGTCAAGCTGAAGCCGGGCTGGAAGTTCCACGACGGCACCCCGGTGACCGCCGAGTCCTACGTGAAGGCGTGGAACTGGGCCGCTGTTCCGGCCAACAAGCAGACCAACAGCTTCTGGTTCTCGGACATCAAGGGCTACTCCGACGTCGCCCCCGAGAAGGGCAAGGCGAAGGCCACCGAGATGTCCGGCCTGAAGGTCGTCGACGACAACACCTTCACCATCACGCTGAACAACGAACTGCCCTACTTCGTCTACAAGCTGGGCTACGAGGTCTTCTCGCCGCTGCCGGAGTCCTTCTACAAGGACCCGAAGGCCGCGGGCGAGAAGCCGGTCGGCAACGGCCCGTACAAGTTCGTCAGCTGGAACCACAAGAAGTCGATCGAGGTCGCCCGCTACGACGACTACCAGGGCCCGAACAAGGCCAAGAACGGTGGTGTGGTCTTCAAGAACTACACCAACCTGGAGACGGCGTACGAGGACCTGAAGTCCGGCAACGTCGACGTCCTGCGCCAGCTCGCGCCCAAGGACCTGCCGGTCTACAAGACGGACCTCGGCGACCGTGCCGTGGACCAGTCGTACTCGGCGATCCAGAGCATCGCGGTGGCCTACTACACCAAGCAGTGGAAGAACATCGACCCCAAGGTCATCCAGGGCCTGTCGATGGCGATCGACCGCAACACCATCACCAAGACGGTGCTTCAGGGCACCCGTGAGCCCGCCACCGGCTGGGTCGCCAAGGGCGTCCTCGGCTACCAGCCGAACGCCGCCGGTGACGTCACCACGTACAACCCCACCAAGGCCAAGGCGCTCATCAAGGAGGGCGGCGGCGTCCCGGGGAACAAGATCTCCATCCAGTTCAACGCGGACGGCGGTCACAAGGAGTGGGTGGAGGCGGTCTGCAACTCCATCACCAAGGCCGTCGGCGTGGCCTGCACCGGCGACTCCAAGGCGGACTTCCAGGCGGACCTCAACGCCCGTGACGCGCACGAGGTCAAGTCGCTGTACCGCTCCGGCTGGGTGCTCGACTACCCGTTCATCGCCAACTTCATCCGCGACCTGTTCGGCACGCACTCGGACGGCAACCAGGGTGGCTTCTCCAGCAAGGAGATCGACACCCTGATCGCCAAGGCCGACGCCGCCCCCTCCCTGGAGGAGTCGGAGAAGCTCTACCAGCAGGTGGAGAAGGCGCTCCCGAACTACATGCCGAGCATTCCGCTCTGGTACTACAAGGTCAACGCGGGTTACTCGGAGAAGGTCAGCGGCGTCAAGTACGCCCAGGACGGCGACCCGATCCTGACCGGCGTTCAGGTCAAGAAGTAA